CTGAGGCTCGTGGAGAGGCCGGGAACACGGTGATGGATCCTAAGTTTGCCGCAGCGAATTTTTACCCACCAGCCAATGAGACCTATAAGCTTCCGGTGGACGAAAAAGCCAACAAGAGAAGCAGCATCACGAAGAGATTCGTCTTCAGTGCAGCTAAGTTGGAAGAGCTCAAGACCAAAGCCACTAGTCCAGAATTCGCAGACCGACCTACGCGTGTAGAGAGCGTCACCGCCCTTCTCTGGAAGTGCTTCGTCTCTGCTTCATCCCTAGACACTTGTGGTCGCAAAGTTCTGATCCAGCTCGCTGACTTGCGCTCCAAGCTACCGTCCCTTCTCCCAGAAAGCCTGATCGGGAACGTCATGTTCTCCTCTGTGGTATTAAGTACTGGTCAAGGAGAGGAAGTGAAAATTGAAGAGGCCACTAGAGACTTACAGAAAAAGAAGGAGGACTTACAAACTATGATCCAAGACGTCGGGGATGGTTCATCTTCGATGATTGGTTCTAAACTAGCTAATCTGATGCTCACTAATTATGCCCGGATGAGCTACGAGACACACGAGCCCTACACAGTGAGTAGCTGGTGCAAATTACCACTTTACGAGGCTAGCTTTGGATGGGGATACCCTGTTTGGGTTGTTGGAAATGTGGCTCCCACGTTTGAAAACATTGCCATGTTGATCGATTCCAAGGACGGACATGGGATTGAAGCTTTTGTCACGCTACCTGAAGAGAACATGTCCTCGCTCGAGCAGAACCCGGAACTTCTCGCCTTTGCTTCCTTGAATCCTTGTGTCTTGGTCTAAACTCTAAATTATGTACTCAAATAAAATCTGTTGTTtcattaataaagatttgatacgAGAAATGTAAACCTGTTGGAGTATCATTTACGCTTTCATTTTATCTGAAATTACATTATTACGCACGAACAAACATGTTCCGGTCACCTTTTTTATATGCACATTAGTTTACAACGGTTCACTC
The Brassica napus cultivar Da-Ae chromosome A1, Da-Ae, whole genome shotgun sequence DNA segment above includes these coding regions:
- the LOC106446970 gene encoding BAHD acyltransferase At5g47980; the encoded protein is MKVETTGKEIIKPSSTTPDDLRTLQLSIYDHFLPPIYTVSYLFYTKNELISPEHTSHKLKTSLSETLTKFYPLAGRINGVTVDCNDEGAIFVDARVDNCSLSGFLASPDLNALQQLLPLDAVQNPYEAASTWPLLLVKATYFQCGGMAIGVCITHKIADAASMSTFIRTWSAEARGEAGNTVMDPKFAAANFYPPANETYKLPVDEKANKRSSITKRFVFSAAKLEELKTKATSPEFADRPTRVESVTALLWKCFVSASSLDTCGRKVLIQLADLRSKLPSLLPESLIGNVMFSSVVLSTGQGEEVKIEEATRDLQKKKEDLQTMIQDVGDGSSSMIGSKLANLMLTNYARMSYETHEPYTVSSWCKLPLYEASFGWGYPVWVVGNVAPTFENIAMLIDSKDGHGIEAFVTLPEENMSSLEQNPELLAFASLNPCVLV